In a genomic window of Acropora muricata isolate sample 2 chromosome 2, ASM3666990v1, whole genome shotgun sequence:
- the LOC136909274 gene encoding retinoschisin-like: protein MNFVVTLLPIFLLSRTTTVTSCTASYSVQGQALQNHKFKEETAERILDCIALCTANPGCHSSNFYRLEKRCELNDKTHASHPEDMAHVPYTIYMENIFRPMPCRNNLDCECDIQPLGMENREIPNGAITASSTWKSSAGCEPWQARLNNAQTLGSFGSWCALQNNIGQYLQIDLGKERVVSKIATQGRPSYDQWVTSYKLLFSSDEAKWNEYQNNGVVKVFTANLDRGTIVSHKLSPRISTRYVRFSVLSWYDHISMRVELYGCSNEP, encoded by the exons ATGAATTTTGTTGTTACACTGTTACCAATTTTCTTACTGTCGAGGACAACAACCGTGACTTCATGTACGGCATCTTATTCAGTGCAAGGACAAGCTCTTCAAAACCACAAATTCAAGGAGGAGACCGCTGAGCGCATTTTGGATTGTATCGCGCTGTGCACTGCCAATCCCGGTTGCCATAGCAGCAACTTTTACCGCTTAGAAAAACGATGTGAATTGAACGATAAGACGCATGCGTCGCACCCAGAAGACATGGCACATGTACCGTATACCATTTACATGGAAAACATTTTCCGACCCATGCCTTGTAGAAACAACCTCGACTGTG AATGCGACATTCAGCCCCTTGGAATGGAAAATAGAGAGATACCAAACGGGGCAATAACAGCTTCTTCGACTTGGAAATCATCTGCAGGGTGCGAACCATGGCAGGCCCGCCTTAACAATGCCCAAACACTTGGCAGTTTCGGTTCCTGGTGTGCACTCCAAAATAACATTGGACAGTACTTGCAAATTGACCTGGGAAAGGAGAGGGTGGTGAGCAAAATAGCCACGCAGGGGAGACCTTCATATGATCAGTGGGTGACATCATATAAACTTCTGTTCAGCTCAGATGAAGCAAAGTGGAATGAATATCAGAACAACGGTGTTGTGAAG GTTTTTACGGCAAACTTGGACCGTGGAACAATCGTCTCACACAAGTTGTCTCCAAGAATTTCCACAAGATATGTTCGTTTTTCGGTGTTGTCATGGTATGACCACATCTCCATGAGAGTTGAGCTGTATGGCTGTTCTAACGAGCCATGA